The Hyla sarda isolate aHylSar1 chromosome 3, aHylSar1.hap1, whole genome shotgun sequence genome contains the following window.
gtataaaataaaagataaaagcaaaatatagcaaaaaaatgtaatccacATATCACTGGAAGAAAGTATTACTTATAGTTATAATCATGAAGtgccggcccaagacattgtgctgcctgtgtgccccccacattaggtaggtagcatagttcccccacaataggtaggcagcatagtttccccatattatataggcagcatagttcccccacattagataggaagCATATTTTCCCCATATTAGATAAGAAGTATAGCTCccgacattaggcaggcagaatagctcccccacattaggtaggcagcatagtttgcccacattagataggcagcatagttttcccacattaaatAGACAGTATAGTTAGTAGGTAGGGCCAGCCCTGTAATCATGGAAAATTAGTCATGGATTTATTTTTGTCATCTTAGTTCATTATCGAGGATGAGACAATGTGCTTTGTAAATAAAGTCCTAAATGATTTTCTTACTTCTCTGTTATTCAGACTGTAAATTAGCGGATTTAACATCGGGCAGACAGCAACGTAAAATACAGAGATATACTTCTCCTGGTTGGATGCGTATAGGGACGAGGGGCCAAAGTAAGTGATCATTCCAGTCCCAAAGTACAAAACCACCACAATGATATGGGAGGTGCAGGTGGAGAAGGCTTTATACTTCCCGGCAGTGCGAACCTTtaatacagaggagataatacaAATGTAGGAAATTAAAATAAACAAGAACGGAAGCAAAAGGGAGATAAAACTAATGCAAAATATCACAAGTTCATTCAAGTAGATGTCCCCACATGAGAGTTTTATAACAGCCACAAGTTCACACATGAAGTGGTTAATTTGGTTACGGTTGCATAAGGATATTGGCATCACTAGGGAAGGGAAGATGTAAATCATGAAGCTGAAAATCCATACAAAGGCGGTGAGTCTGTAACAAACGCTCCACCGCATCATTACCGGATAGTGAAGGGGCCAGCAGATGGCAACAAACCGGTCATAAGCCATTAGGACAAGAAGCTGACACTCCGTTCCACCCATGAAGAGTATAATGTATAGTTGGATTCCACAGGCCCGGTTGGAAATGGTTCTATGGAGAGTGAAGAGGTCAGACAACAATCTCGGCACAGCGGTTGACGAATAGCAAAAGTCTATGAAGGATAAATTGCAAAGGAAGAAGTACATAGGGAGGTGAAGACGAGCGTTCATGAGAACGGTGCATATTATAAGAAAATTCCCGATGATGGTTATTAGGTAGATGgtcaaaaataacaaaaacaaagcAATGTTTATCTTCAGGTCTGTGGAGAAACCCTGTAGAATGACTTCAGTGATGATCGTCTGGTTCTCCATTCCCATCCTATACAATTATTCAGATGACAGAAATcttatcattatattatatactgtatgacacatttttatattataattttgTAAATCCAAAAAAATGGATGAAAATATTTTTTGGTCCAAACCCTGCAGCTCCCGTTCAGCTACATTCAGTCCCCCAAACTTCTCTCTTATAGCACTTGGTGCTGCAACTGCTGGCTCAGCCTATCAATGGCCACAGCAGTGTCCAGTCTTGGGCTGTCATTGGTcgagcaggcaggtcctgcaaCAAGAGCTCGGCTTGGAAGCTAGAAGAAGGCGAAAAATTCCGGGGACCCATTGGTGCTAAACGGAAGCTCAGGGTAACAATTGGGAACTGGGACTAGGTTGGTATAGTTTTACAGATGCACCAAAACATAGATGCACCAATTTTTTTCAAGgatactgtaaaaataaaaagttcttaatttttattttttttacaattgtacAAAATTTTTGGGATGTTTGGCAACACTGCTAACCACAATATGATAGGAATATCCATGGATTAGGATTCTCATCTCCTTGAAAAGGGTGGAGATTCGTACAATCCCGGCAAAAGATATTTAGTCTATCCCCTTGTCTAGTCCATCGACTAGTATGGAGCTTCCTGCACAGGGTGTGAACCAGCGTGTCGTAGGACCATAAAAAGAGGGTTCACTTACCTTTAAtcactgcactgtggatgtttactcaatgtgcTAAATAAAAGACATGAACGGTACAATATAAGTTTAGTTAGGTCATATTTTATTAGAAATCAATTCAGAAATCCAGGTAATTGccaagggttcacttactttttcttgCTGCACCGTGGAAGTTAATTAAATTTGCTCAGTAAAAGACTTGAATAGTACGACTGTCTGTTGGTTGTCAGTTTAGTAAGATTGTATTTTATTGGGATTCAATTAACAAATCTAGATTATTTAAAATGGTTCACTTACTTTtctcctgcactgtggatgtttactaaattaaaagccttaaaggggtattccgggcaaaaacattttatgtctgatcgcgtggggataagatgtctgatcgcgtggggcccgccgctgggaccctacgatcagacatcttatcccctatcctttggatggaggaaaaaatgtttttgcccagaatacccctttaaactgtttaAAAGACTTAACCAGTACGGCAGTCCGTGTTTTACTCATTTAGTTAGACTGTGTTTTACTAGTAATCAATTCAGAAGTCCAGGTAAATCATTTACTTGTTTCCTGCAGTTGTATAGGGTAAATAAGCCCTTTAGCATTGTAAATATtatagtaattaaaggggtattccaggcaaaaacttttttttatatatcaactggctccggaaagttaaacagatttgtaaattacttctattaaaaaatcttaatccttccaatagttattagctggacagctcctgggacgtgagtcatcagaaagcagttagacagaaaacagcaactcaacttcagaagctaataactattggaaggattaagatttttttatagaagtaatttacaaatctgtttaactttccggagccagttgatatatataaaaaaagtttttgcctggaatacccctttaattgtattttTCTATAAGATAAATATGCAGAATTTCAAAATACTGCTGGAAAAgaaataacaataaaaacatttaagATAAAAAGCAATTTAAAGTGTAGCTAAACTTTTGTTTAACTTTGATATGTCATAGTGATACCACATAATCTTGTCTGGATGCTAGGACCCCCATTGATCGGTAGAATGAAGGGACAATGTTGTGTATTGAGTACTTTGGTGGGGGTCCTAGCGGCGGGATTCCCACCATTTACAACTTCTGATAGAATAAAAGGTTAGTtacactttaaccctttaaaggggtactccagtgaaacaaaatgttttcaaatcaactggtgtcagaaagttaaacagatttgtatattacttctatttaaaaatcttaatccttccagtacttatcagctgctgtatactacagagaaatttgtgaagttctttccagtctgaccacagtgctctctgctgacaccactgactGTAGAagggtgtccagagcaggagaggctttctatggggatatgcttctaacctggacagttcctgacatggacagaggtgtcagcagagagcactgtggtcagacagaagggaacttcacacatttctctgtagtatacagcagctgataagtactggaaggattacgattttgaaatataagtaaatttcaaatctgtttaactttctgccaccagttgatttgaaaacatttgtttttccacttgtttccactggatttcccctttaactccttaaggacttagggtccgctcagaagtacgacaaaatcaaacctatataagtatatatgtttcattttaattgtatggacctacagaataaatataaggcatAAATATAAGGcataaaaatttactgcatagaaacggaagcccccaaaaatgacaaaatggcgtttttcttcaattttgtggcacaatgattttttttccattttgccaaagattttttggtaaaatcactgatgtcattacaaagtagaattggtggtgcaaaaaataagccctcatatggatttttaggtgcaaaattgtgattttttttaaagggcaggagaaaaaaatgaaagtgcaaaaacggaaaaatgctcagtccttaaggggttaatgaccaccCAGTATCTTTCAATGATGAACATTGTTTGTGCACCCAATCTGCAGGGACCTCTTTTGGCATTGCTGCAGTTGGAGGAAGTTCTCAGTGCTCCGGCCACTTCTAGCTGGAGCTGTCATTTACTGCTGTGCCACATCGACAGGATCGGAGGAAACTCCAATTTTGGGTGATTTTTGGGTCTTATTGGGCCCTCTGCAGTGCAATGTGTTGGCCCTGATCAGTAAACATGGTGTCTGGAGAACTTCTCTATAACTCTATAATTCTCTATAATGTGATGCCCAATTTCAGATTTTCTTATAGAGACTGCCTAGACAGCCTGTACATGTAGATCACCGATAGTACAGATCTgtgctgatgtccagtattaacctttTATAGTTGATCTATTGCTGATTAGCTCAGGGTAGCTGATCGGAACACTTGCAGCAAAATCACAGGTTCTGAGATGAAGGTCCCTTACCCGCCTCCTGCTCGGCCGATTGATGCTCCATGACTGTAGGCAgccctcagcagcctgtagtaatggagcacagataacactgatcaattctgttcTATGgtgcagcattgttcagtgtatgcattcGCAAGATTATATTTAATAGTCtcatatggggactaaaaaattgtgaataaaatgtaaacaaaataataaatgtgaaatGCATATTTTTATCACTTTATGTTCCAGAAAAAAAGGTAATACAAAGTCTCATCTAAAtaaatggtaacaataaaaactacagttcacGGCGCTAAAACTGCTTCTTACATAgccccttatatggaaaaataagtgtCAGAGAGGTCAGATAAGGGCAAATTTAATCAtacttattttcttttaaaaatttaacactttattttttaaagtagtaaaataaaacaaaaacctatACACGTAGCATATCAttgaattgtatggacctacagaagaaatgtaaattttactgtaaagtaatctgcagcaatgcgaaaaatccccccctcccccctaaaGTTAAAATTTCACAtcacaaatatctttttttttttttttatctctttccCCATACATAAATATGCCATTAACAAAGTACAATCGTTCCTACATAAACAAGTCCTAATATGGGTGAGAAACTGAATTcataggtgaggaggaaaaacaaaaatgtcaaAAAGGAAAATCTTCCCAGTCAATAAGGAGTTAAAATGAACATGGACATATCTGAGGCAAGGAATTACCTGTATACTTTTTATGTATGTgtgatgatttttattttttttcttctacatcAAATCCTAAATTCACAAGATTAAAACAAATTATAAAAGAAAActaaatgtaaaagaaaatgtacaaaataaacAAAGACAGGGACGACAATGACAGGACATGGCACAACAAGCACCGCTCCACCGATCCCACGGCTTATAAAACAGTTCTACGCACTGGGAGGAGAATTTATTGGCCCCAGAGATTAATTATTTTTGTCTATTTTCTCGCGTAagataaaaatatttaataattcCAAACAAGAAATTTTAATAAGGTGAATTAGTTGATGTTTTATTAACAAAAATGGAAAAGCAAAAAGTTGCATATGAACATGAATTCTGCCATGATGCTATGCTCTGATTTAgaaagtactttaaaggggttatccaccatatggtgattttagtacgtacctggcagacagtaatggacatgcttaggaagaatctgtgcttgtcttggggctaaatggctatgttgtgagattaacataacactgtggttagctttttgtgaactggtatttcctgtttgagttttctttttttgcctacaaatcccataattccattttccttcctcccacacatctgccaccccacccattgaaacataaatgagctgcatccattcaaaagacctgtggttttcaatcagggtgcctacagctattgcattagttgcagattgatctctctcccaccaagtgatccctccacccattgaagcagacaggctccctctcatcagctgactagtgatgtaaggtctcggccgcattgcaacctgggaaaaatctgagacaacagtcattttgtatcctgttaaaaataaatattgtggtgaaaaccacataagaattgtgagaaaaccgtcccacacaggtagagacactatattatgaactacactaattttacagcccctgtagcatagtcaaataaaaaaattcctggaatatccctttaacaggGCAGCTTATAGTGGGGACACATTCCAATTGGGCAAAAATCTTCATAGAGAAAAATAGAAAAGCTAATATTTTGCGCTGGTCCTCCAGAGCGAATTTTTTTgtcctggtcctcctgtttggtgcaggacctgcctcTCAGTCAGTCACTTGACAAGATGACACATCACTGCAGACATTAATAGGCTGAGGACCGGAGCTGCAGGGAACCAGGGCTACGTAAgtacagtttttttccccatcccTTTATTGGTAGCAGCTCtgtatattatttttaataaagatttCTATTTCCTTAATTTCTCTGCTCTTTATTTATCCTATCCCATAGAACTTTTGTGTGTTACATAACTTTACAGCTTGGACAGTAAAGCAATGCCTTACGACTTTGCGATGACATTGCAAAATTgctatttcttaaccccttaagaaggaCCCataacgtatgcatacgtcatcacaccctgggtcttaaggacccatgacgtatgcatacccggcggagatcggaagcggatccctgctgaaatccttcagcagggatccagggcaaaagccgaggggggccatgtaggccccccatgtcggcgattgtcgCAAATCGCgaaggaaatcgcccctgcgatctgcggcaataccgggctgatcgggtctctgggacccgaccgcctggtaattttgcatgatcccggctgtcacagacagccaggaccatgctggaggctaggagcgaggtggcaagcctgccacctcctcctctcccctgcgatttctcggttagctaaccgaccaatcgctgggggggggggatagggcgGTTAcatcctcccgccctgcccggcttCTGGAAGTCCGCCGCCGTCTtcttcgccgggatccgggtcttcagggatgaggtaagtacggatcttcagccgcggttgggccctttacagcaatgcatgttgccgtaaagcaacatgcattgctgtattgggaccctgtatactacaactcccagcatgcccaggcagcccttggtgtctgggcatgctgggagttgcagtttttcaacatttggaggtccgcagttttgggaccactgtgcccttccagatgttgcaaaactacacatcctcagcatgcccttactgtccaggcatgctgggagttgtagttctgtaacatctggcccttcagatgtagcagaactacaactcccagcatgcctggacagttttggcatactgggagttgtagttttgcaacatctggaagggcacagattggaaaccactgtattagtggtctgcaaacggtagtcctccagatgttgcaaaactacaactccaagcatgctgggagttgtagttcggcaacatctggctctaaagatgttgctgaactactacttccagcatgcctgagaatgtttgggagtagtggttttgcaacaactggaggcacactggttgggaaacattgtctgtttcctaactcagtgtttcccaaaccgtgtgcctccagctgttgcaaaacttaacaaccagcatgcactgatagactgtgcatgctgggagttgtagttttgcaacagatggaggtcccccccttgtgaatgtacagggtacattcacatggacagggggcttacagtgagtatcaggctgcaagtttgcgatgcagcaaattttgtgcggcagctcaaactcgcagcgggaaactcgctgtaatcccccgcccgtgtgactgtaccctaaaaacactacactacactaacacaaaataaaataaaaagtaaaaaacactacatatacacatacccctacacagcccccctcccctccccaataaaaatgaaaaacgtctggtacgccactgttttcaaaacggagcctccacctgttgcaaaactacaactcccagtattgccgaacagccgttgactgtccaagcatgctgggagttttgcaacagctggaggcaccctgtttgggaatcactggcgtagaatacccctatgtccacccctatgcaaatccctaattcaggcctcaaatgcacatggcgctctcactttggagccctgtcgtatttcaaggaaacagtttagggccacttatggggtatcgccgtactcgggagaaattgcctaacaaattttggggggctttttctcctttcaccccttatgaaaaggggaagttggggtctacaccagcatgttagtgtaaaaaaataatttttttacactaacatgctggtgctgccctatacttttcattttgacaagaggtaaaagggaaaaaagcccccaaaatttgtaatgcaatttctcccgactacggagataccccatatgtgggtgcaaagtgctctgggggcgcacaacaaggcccagaaggaagagtgcaccatgtacatttgaggtgatttgcacaggggtggctgattgttacagcgattttgacaaacgcaaaaaaaaaaaaaataaaacacatgtgaccccatttcggaaactacacccctcacggaatgtaatgaggggtgcagtgagaatttacaccccactggtgtctgacagatctttggaacagtgggctgtgcaaattaaaaattttgtacagcccagtgttccaaagatctgacagacaccagtgggggggtaaatgctcactgtaccccttgttacattcctcaaggggtctagtttccaaaatggtatgccatgtgttttttttttttgctgttctggcaccataggggcttcctaaatgcgacatgccccccaagcaaaatttgctctcaaaaagccaaatatgactccttctcttctgagcattgtagttcgcccgtagtgcacttcaggtcaacttatggggtacctccatagtcagaagagatggggttacacattttgggggtattttctgctattaacccttgcaaaaatgtgaaatttggggggaaacacacattttagtgacatttttttttttttacaaatgcaaaaatcgtgaaacacctgtggggtattaaggctcactttattccttgttacgttcctcaaggggtctagtttccaaaatggtatgccatgtgttttttttttcctgttctggcaccataggggctttctaaatgcaacatgccccccaaaaaccatttcagaaaaacgtactctccaaaatccccttgtcgctccttcgcttctgagccctctactccgccctccgaacactttacatagccaTATGAGGTATGTTATAGGAAATGCCGAGGGGcaactcagctcactcaccacACCGTAATGTAGTCCTGGGCTTCGTGGAGAGAAGACAGTCTGGAGCACGAACATGCGGGCCGCTTCCCGTTAGTAGCATGCAGAGAGAAAGGGTAGGAAGTTCAGCTCACGGACCAGAGAaaataaaacgtaacctttactgtggacggttaaaatccatgaggacaagaaaaactaaataaagtataaaaacatcgcgccgacgcgtttcgggctaCAGACGAGCCCATAATCATGGCAGTGCATAACCGGACAGTGCCCGTTTATATATGAAATACCATATTGGAAACATACCGGAGAACCAATGACCTCGAGGTCCGGCGTCTGACATCAGATCCGGTCCGGCAGGCGCGTCACAGCAAGGTAAGATCCGAAATGGATTGAATGCTTGTGACAGCATACCTATGATGCGGGCCGGCTAACGGCAGGTGTGGACAAAGGGAATGGGCAACAGTAAATAAGAGTAAATTAAATTAATAATGAtaattactcaagagaaattgggctacaaatataagtatacattttctccttttaccccttgtaaaaatttaaaaattgggtctacaagaacatgcgagtgtaaaaaatgaagattgtgaattttctccttcactttgctgctattcctgtgaaacccctaaagggttaacatgctgacagaatgtcattttgaatactttggggagtgcagtttttataatggggtcatttgtggggtatttctaagatgaagacccttca
Protein-coding sequences here:
- the LOC130360480 gene encoding olfactory receptor-like protein OLF3, whose translation is MGMENQTIITEVILQGFSTDLKINIALFLLFLTIYLITIIGNFLIICTVLMNARLHLPMYFFLCNLSFIDFCYSSTAVPRLLSDLFTLHRTISNRACGIQLYIILFMGGTECQLLVLMAYDRFVAICWPLHYPVMMRWSVCYRLTAFVWIFSFMIYIFPSLVMPISLCNRNQINHFMCELVAVIKLSCGDIYLNELVIFCISFISLLLPFLFILISYICIISSVLKVRTAGKYKAFSTCTSHIIVVVLYFGTGMITYFGPSSLYASNQEKYISVFYVAVCPMLNPLIYSLNNREVRKSFRTLFTKHIVSSSIMN